One region of Quercus lobata isolate SW786 chromosome 2, ValleyOak3.0 Primary Assembly, whole genome shotgun sequence genomic DNA includes:
- the LOC115977729 gene encoding F-box protein GID2-like: MKKRGLAENHDDEEEQQDRKMKRIRVEEEENEEENESGFVNLDENLLYEVLKHVDARTLGSAACVSKLWHRTVQDERLWELICTKHWANIGCPNQQLRSVVLALGGFRRLHSLYLWPLLKPQSSSSSSAAASSSSSSSSLSSSSTASSSSSAWSPFPPMVSSKPPARWGKDEMQLSLSLLSIRYYEKMNFNSRGR, from the coding sequence ATGAAGAAACGTGGGCTAGCTGAGAATCACGATGACGAAGAGGAACAACAGGACAGGAAGATGAAGAGGATTAGAgtcgaagaagaagaaaatgaagaggaaAACGAAAGTGGGTTTGTGAATTTGGACGAGAATTTGCTGTACGAGGTGTTGAAACACGTGGATGCGAGGACTTTGGGATCAGCTGCGTGTGTGAGCAAGCTCTGGCACAGGACTGTTCAAGATGAGCGGCTATGGGAGCTGATCTGCACAAAGCACTGGGCTAACATCGGCTGCCCAAACCAGCAGCTCCGATCTGTGGTCTTAGCTCTCGGTGGATTTCGTAGGCTTCACTCGCTTTACCTTTGGCCTCTTTTGAAGCCACAGTCATCATCGTCTAGCTCagctgctgcttcttcttcttcttcttcttcttctttatcttcatcttctacggcttcttcttcttcttcagcttGGTCTCCGTTTCCTCCGATGGTGAGCTCGAAGCCGCCGGCACGGTGGGGAAAAGACGAGATGCAGCTCTCACTGTCTCTTCTCTCTATTCGGTATTACGAGAAGATGAATTTCAATAGCCGTGGaagatga